A genomic window from Prunus persica cultivar Lovell chromosome G2, Prunus_persica_NCBIv2, whole genome shotgun sequence includes:
- the LOC18784568 gene encoding uncharacterized protein LOC18784568 has protein sequence MSKLERERERERERERESMDIKRLGEDEVNEAAVLTNGEFRYSNDGSDARMTILPSALMGGQIQRSGIISVSEINNEHDHVPPPPPPPAEPSPNPSAEGWRKKLMEPSPNPSVEGWRKKFMECVKYPNKWLEEDRGLLMVVATMISTMTFQAVANPPGGVWQENNTNTSILLKDGSNYTVCSEEYLCVAGTAVLGHVFPTEFLRFIKFNTISFLASLSVILLLVSGCPLRNRICMWLLSMALCVTLTFMALTYLQVLLLVVVPFGDLNKSSDKMYKICFELWIGLLVMVSVMITIRFLIWVVKKSRPAYSGLQKIISNRSFCRNV, from the exons atgagcaaattagagagagagagagagagagagagagagagagagagagagagcatggATATCAAGAGACTTGGTGAAGATGAAGTGAATGAGGCAGCAGTACTGACCAATGGTGAGTTCCGCTACTCAAATGATGGCTCTGATGCTCGTATGACTATCCTGCCGTCAGCTTTGATGGGAGGGCAAATTCAG CGCTCAGGAATAATCAGTGTATCAGAAATTAATAATGAACATGATCAcgtccctcctcctcctcctcctccagcTGAACCATCACCAAATCCAAGTGCAGAGGGGTGGAGGAAGAAATTGATGGAACCATCACCAAATCCAAGTGTAGAGGGGTGGAGGAAGAAATTCATGGAATGCGTGAAATATCCCAACAAATGGTTGGAAGAGGATCGTGGCCTTCTGATGGTTGTGGCAACCATGATCTCAACCATGACTTTCCAAGCTGTGGCTAACCCACCAGGTGGTGTTTGGCAAGAAAATAACACGAACACTTCCATTCTCCTTAAAGATGGATCCAACTACACAGTTTGCAGCGAAGAATATTTGTGTGTAGCTGGAACTGCAGTGTTAGGCCACGTCTTTCCAACTGAGTTCCTCCGCTTCATAAAGTTCAACACCATCTCGTTCCTTGCTTCTCTGAGCGTCATCCTGTTGCTAGTTAGCGGCTGTCCTCTCCGTAATCGGATATGTATGTGGCTCTTGTCAATGGCCTTGTGCGTCACCCTCACATTCATGGCGCTTACTTACCTACAGGTTctgttgttggtggtggtccCTTTCGGCGACCTTAACAAATCATCTGATAAAATGTACAAAATATGCTTTGAGCTTTGGATTGGGTTGCTGGTGATGGTCAGTGTGATGATCACTATTCGCTTTCTGATCTGGGTGGTGAAGAAGTCGCGGCCCGCCTACTCAGGTCTCCAGAAAATCATCAGTAATCGCTCCTTTTGTCGTAATGTTTAA